The following coding sequences lie in one Candidatus Lernaella stagnicola genomic window:
- a CDS encoding ferritin family protein yields MATDNERALGMLQTALEMEEKGFAFYEKAVGETGNELGRNIFTMLKEDELVHVERIKTIYAEISGGGGWNDEWKTVAAPQRDLGQMFRDMAYKHRGTIQPQTSDLDALQVGIDFEARAVAFYKEHLADAADELEIEFIKEMIAEEETHHELLTDMKLYLSDPDAWFREKERSHVDGA; encoded by the coding sequence ATGGCTACCGACAACGAACGCGCGCTGGGCATGCTGCAAACGGCGCTGGAAATGGAAGAAAAAGGCTTTGCCTTCTACGAAAAAGCCGTCGGCGAAACCGGCAACGAGCTGGGCCGCAACATCTTCACCATGCTCAAGGAAGATGAACTGGTCCACGTCGAGCGCATCAAGACAATCTACGCCGAAATCAGCGGCGGAGGCGGTTGGAACGACGAGTGGAAGACCGTCGCCGCGCCGCAACGCGACCTCGGCCAAATGTTCCGCGACATGGCCTACAAACATCGCGGCACCATCCAGCCGCAAACCTCCGATTTGGATGCGCTGCAAGTCGGTATCGACTTCGAAGCACGCGCCGTCGCGTTCTACAAAGAACACCTGGCCGACGCCGCCGACGAACTGGAAATCGAATTCATCAAGGAAATGATCGCCGAGGAAGAAACGCACCACGAATTGCTGACCGATATGAAACTCTACCTTAGCGATCCCGACGCCTGGTTCCGCGAAAAAGAAAGATCCCACGTCGACGGCGCCTAA
- a CDS encoding nitroreductase family protein yields MDAQVIQLLQKRHATRAIDSEKLPDEFVTTLIEAARLTPSCFNNQPWRFLFLLSDQALEKGAACLSKGNEPWAHRAPLLIVGYAAKEDDCQIKDGREYYQFDLGMSVMNIMMAATELGLVARPMAGFGPDAVREQFDIPPGAEPLVMIAVGRPTDDESHLPDHAKGKSAEPRQRKDATEIVTRL; encoded by the coding sequence ATGGACGCGCAAGTGATCCAGTTGCTGCAAAAACGGCACGCCACGCGGGCGATCGACTCCGAAAAACTCCCCGATGAATTCGTCACGACGCTTATCGAAGCCGCGCGCCTGACGCCAAGCTGCTTCAACAACCAACCCTGGCGTTTCCTTTTTTTGCTATCGGACCAAGCGCTTGAAAAAGGCGCGGCCTGCCTGTCCAAGGGCAACGAACCCTGGGCCCATCGCGCGCCGCTGTTGATCGTCGGCTACGCCGCCAAGGAAGACGACTGCCAAATCAAAGACGGTCGCGAGTACTATCAATTCGACCTGGGCATGTCGGTCATGAACATCATGATGGCGGCCACGGAACTGGGGCTCGTGGCGCGGCCCATGGCCGGTTTCGGGCCCGATGCCGTGCGCGAACAGTTCGACATTCCGCCCGGCGCGGAGCCGCTGGTGATGATCGCCGTCGGCCGACCCACCGACGATGAAAGCCACTTGCCCGATCACGCGAAGGGAAAAAGCGCCGAGCCGCGCCAACGCAAAGACGCAACGGAAATCGTCACCCGGCTGTAA
- a CDS encoding phosphatidylglycerol lysyltransferase domain-containing protein, producing MLQKLHLVPEVPASTPISFDHDILINKLLQQAPPVTSEMTFSNLLTWSGTHPLLLSRVGNTLLLWRGPADQGLLLTPLGETLDREGVRRALAWAESLGGPSRFARVPEQTAAALRQAEPSLAMVADRDHADYVYLQTDLANLAGRKFGSKRNLIKKFSRSVAASFREIDDELVAACLEMQREWCEHKSCSEHPDLDAEDQAVFRALEQWDHLPVFGGALVTDDEARRVIAFSVAEALGPDTAVIHFEKGTTMYPGVYQAINQLLCKRLLGEFEFVNREQDLGVPGLRKAKESYQPVRLVEKYTLEMA from the coding sequence ATGCTTCAGAAATTGCATCTCGTTCCCGAGGTGCCCGCGTCGACGCCGATCTCCTTTGACCACGACATCTTGATTAACAAGCTGCTGCAGCAGGCGCCGCCGGTCACGTCGGAAATGACCTTCTCGAACTTGCTGACGTGGTCGGGAACGCACCCGCTCCTGTTGTCCCGCGTCGGCAACACCTTGTTGCTGTGGCGCGGTCCGGCCGACCAGGGACTACTGTTGACGCCACTGGGAGAAACCCTAGACCGCGAAGGCGTGCGCCGCGCGTTGGCGTGGGCCGAATCGTTGGGCGGCCCGTCGCGTTTCGCCCGCGTTCCGGAGCAAACGGCGGCGGCGTTGCGGCAGGCCGAGCCCTCCCTGGCAATGGTTGCTGATCGGGATCACGCTGATTACGTTTACTTACAGACGGACTTAGCGAATCTGGCGGGGCGCAAATTCGGCAGCAAACGCAACCTGATCAAGAAATTTTCCCGAAGCGTCGCCGCTTCGTTCCGTGAAATTGATGACGAACTCGTGGCCGCGTGCCTGGAAATGCAGCGCGAATGGTGCGAGCACAAAAGTTGCAGCGAGCACCCGGATCTCGACGCCGAGGACCAGGCCGTGTTTCGAGCCCTCGAACAGTGGGACCACTTGCCCGTGTTCGGCGGGGCGCTGGTGACCGACGACGAAGCGCGACGGGTGATCGCCTTCAGCGTCGCCGAAGCCTTGGGGCCGGATACGGCGGTGATCCACTTCGAGAAAGGCACGACGATGTATCCGGGCGTCTACCAGGCGATCAACCAACTGCTCTGCAAGCGCCTGCTGGGCGAATTCGAGTTCGTCAATCGCGAACAGGACCTGGGCGTTCCGGGTTTGCGCAAAGCCAAAGAAAGCTACCAACCGGTGCGGTTGGTGGAAAAATATACGTTGGAAATGGCATAA
- a CDS encoding radical SAM protein gives MTSWKRTEDLLRRPIERISFIYPPYGPVKNEPGIKAVKENYGVFPSLSLAYVAGLAEKLGCEIQFIDANALELPLSETIRRVRNFQPDMLAFTVTTYLFYQTYLWVKALREAVGAPTLLGGVHMGIYPEETFSHRAIDFGCTGEAEMVLPEFLETLNRGGDLASVKGVIWRDGDQVVVNEFPDLLYDVDNVPFPARNHLPNDRYYSFISQFRNFTPLITSRGCPFRCIFCEQGGLPFRGRKPENVVDEIEECYHVYKVREFDFFDSSFTVDKKRVVRICEEINRRGIHVAWAIRSRVDLVDEEMLVALRNAGCKRIYYGIESSSPKILETLRKKTNLEQIREVMFLTRKHKIDTFGYFMVGSPGETPETIQDSIRFAIDLKLDYAQFSKVTPMPATELYRMLLNEGQPDYWRKYILDPGNEIFVPRPGCDLSEEEIQQWTRRAYIRFYFRPRYIVKALLRLKSRHELKRSVRTAWSMLTTNMSVFGRYWTKKIQY, from the coding sequence GTGACGTCCTGGAAACGCACCGAAGATTTGTTGCGCCGACCCATCGAGCGCATCAGTTTCATCTATCCGCCCTACGGCCCGGTGAAAAACGAGCCCGGCATCAAGGCCGTCAAGGAAAACTACGGAGTATTCCCGTCGTTGTCGTTGGCATATGTTGCAGGCTTGGCCGAAAAGTTGGGTTGTGAGATTCAATTCATCGACGCCAACGCGCTGGAGTTGCCGCTTTCGGAGACGATTCGACGCGTGCGCAATTTTCAGCCGGATATGCTGGCGTTTACGGTCACCACGTACCTGTTTTATCAGACCTACCTGTGGGTCAAAGCGTTGCGCGAAGCCGTGGGTGCGCCCACGTTGTTGGGCGGCGTGCACATGGGCATCTACCCGGAGGAAACCTTTAGCCATCGAGCAATCGATTTCGGCTGCACCGGGGAAGCCGAGATGGTACTGCCGGAGTTTCTGGAGACGCTCAACCGAGGCGGCGACCTGGCGTCGGTCAAGGGCGTGATTTGGCGCGACGGCGACCAAGTGGTCGTCAACGAGTTTCCGGATTTGCTTTACGATGTGGACAACGTGCCCTTTCCCGCGCGCAACCACCTGCCCAACGACCGCTACTACAGTTTTATTAGCCAATTTCGCAACTTCACGCCGCTGATCACCAGTCGCGGGTGTCCGTTCCGGTGCATCTTCTGCGAGCAGGGGGGCTTGCCGTTTCGCGGCCGTAAGCCGGAGAACGTGGTGGACGAAATCGAGGAGTGCTACCACGTGTACAAGGTGCGCGAGTTCGATTTCTTCGATTCCTCGTTCACCGTCGACAAGAAACGCGTCGTCAGAATCTGCGAAGAAATCAACCGCCGCGGCATTCACGTCGCGTGGGCGATTCGCAGCCGGGTGGACTTGGTGGACGAAGAAATGCTCGTCGCCCTGCGCAACGCCGGCTGCAAGCGGATCTACTACGGCATTGAGTCGTCGAGCCCGAAAATCCTGGAAACGCTGCGCAAGAAGACGAATCTCGAGCAGATTCGCGAGGTCATGTTCCTGACGCGCAAACACAAGATCGACACCTTCGGCTACTTCATGGTCGGCAGTCCCGGTGAGACACCGGAGACGATACAAGATTCCATCCGCTTTGCCATCGACCTCAAGCTGGACTACGCCCAGTTCTCGAAGGTGACGCCGATGCCCGCCACCGAGTTGTATCGCATGCTGCTCAACGAAGGTCAGCCCGACTATTGGCGGAAGTATATTCTGGACCCCGGCAACGAAATCTTCGTGCCGCGCCCCGGCTGCGACCTGAGCGAAGAGGAAATCCAGCAGTGGACCCGCCGCGCGTATATTCGCTTTTACTTCCGGCCGCGTTATATTGTGAAAGCGCTGTTGCGATTGAAAAGCCGGCACGAACTGAAACGCTCCGTTCGCACCGCGTGGTCCATGCTGACGACGAACATGAGCGTGTTCGGTCGGTACTGGACGAAGAAAATCCAATACTAG
- a CDS encoding TlpA disulfide reductase family protein yields the protein MRQGMYIVFVLLLAFVVACGTAEGRYDGDAIDTGGDDDGGVGDDDASGVDDDDDINPEIENFQWVDADGNEVQLYDYLGKVVLLNTGAFWCAPCKEEAPSLQNDIWEEYGDEDFVLISLIVEDAAYNPATPQTAADWRGEFGLDFVVCADPDWSLRPYFEKEVIPFNLLLTRDFQIEFVTHEYDKDVLSLLIEDLL from the coding sequence ATGCGCCAGGGAATGTACATCGTGTTCGTTTTGCTCTTGGCTTTCGTCGTGGCTTGCGGCACGGCCGAGGGGCGCTACGACGGCGACGCGATCGATACCGGGGGCGACGATGACGGCGGCGTCGGTGACGACGACGCAAGCGGTGTTGACGACGATGATGACATCAATCCGGAGATCGAGAATTTTCAGTGGGTCGACGCCGACGGTAACGAGGTTCAGCTCTACGATTATCTGGGCAAAGTCGTGCTGCTGAACACCGGAGCCTTTTGGTGCGCCCCATGTAAAGAGGAAGCGCCGAGCCTGCAAAACGACATTTGGGAAGAATACGGCGACGAAGATTTCGTGCTCATTTCGCTGATCGTCGAGGACGCCGCGTACAACCCGGCCACGCCGCAAACGGCGGCCGATTGGCGCGGGGAATTCGGCCTCGATTTTGTAGTGTGCGCCGACCCCGATTGGAGTTTGCGACCGTACTTCGAAAAGGAAGTGATCCCCTTCAACCTCTTACTGACGCGCGACTTCCAAATCGAATTCGTCACCCACGAATACGACAAGGATGTTTTGTCGCTGCTGATCGAGGACTTACTGTAA
- the rpsI gene encoding 30S ribosomal protein S9 — protein sequence MADNQYYGTGRRKTSVARVYIAPGSGVIQVNKRTFEDFFQRETARQLIQQPFDITGTNGKFDVRVIVRGGGISGQAGAVRHGISRALIVYNPELRTPLKKAGMLTRDARMVERKKYGRRKARRRFQFSKR from the coding sequence ATGGCTGACAACCAATATTACGGCACTGGCCGACGCAAGACCTCGGTAGCCCGCGTTTATATCGCGCCCGGCTCCGGCGTTATCCAGGTGAACAAGCGTACGTTCGAAGATTTCTTCCAGCGCGAAACCGCGCGGCAACTAATTCAGCAACCCTTCGATATCACCGGCACGAACGGAAAATTCGACGTGAGGGTGATCGTGAGGGGAGGCGGCATTAGCGGCCAGGCCGGTGCAGTGCGGCACGGGATCTCCCGGGCCTTGATCGTCTACAACCCGGAGTTGCGTACGCCGCTGAAGAAAGCCGGCATGCTCACCCGCGATGCTCGGATGGTCGAACGGAAGAAATACGGACGCCGCAAGGCGCGTCGTCGCTTCCAGTTCAGCAAACGCTAA
- the rplM gene encoding 50S ribosomal protein L13, whose protein sequence is MKTFSAKPGQVERGWYVVDLDGVVLGRAASEIAKILRGKNKATFTPHEDVGDFVVVINAEKVRLTGRKVEQKTYYRHSGYPGGIKSMNAKRMLERKPEHLIRHAVKGMLPKNNLGRKLLTKLKVYAGPDHPHEAQQPVPLELN, encoded by the coding sequence ATGAAGACCTTTAGTGCGAAACCCGGCCAGGTGGAACGTGGCTGGTACGTAGTGGATCTCGACGGCGTGGTTCTGGGTCGCGCCGCCAGCGAAATCGCGAAGATCCTCCGCGGCAAAAACAAAGCGACGTTCACGCCGCACGAGGATGTGGGTGATTTCGTCGTCGTCATCAACGCTGAAAAAGTGCGGTTGACGGGCCGGAAAGTGGAACAAAAGACGTACTACCGCCACTCAGGATACCCCGGCGGAATCAAATCAATGAACGCCAAACGGATGTTGGAGCGCAAGCCCGAACATCTGATTCGGCACGCGGTCAAGGGTATGCTACCCAAGAACAATCTGGGCCGGAAATTGTTGACAAAACTCAAGGTATATGCCGGCCCCGACCATCCGCACGAAGCGCAGCAACCTGTGCCGCTAGAATTGAATTGA